From the genome of Malus domestica chromosome 04, GDT2T_hap1, one region includes:
- the LOC139187442 gene encoding pentatricopeptide repeat-containing protein At1g50270: protein MSGTSISSKINPFHGDDGIFILLSLFHKHKTLHHLKQIHSVLVTAGLSHNSFFLDQLVTTIAASQPTHLAYASLLVDRIEAPVTHLWNSIIRAFSASSEPQRSLLFYAKMRTTGVAPDKHTFPLLLKSFSKLKNENPFQFYAQIVKFGLSSDQFVKNSLISVFSGCGCLESACQVFDESTQKDVISWTALIDGYVKNDRAVEAMKCFMEMRLMGIRVDEVTIVSVLCAAGMAGDLWFGRWLHGFYVETGRVQWDVYVGSALLDMYMKCGYHDDARKVFKELPSKNVVSWSALIAGYVQCKRYKDALLVLKYMHSEHVKPNQFTLTSVLTSCADLGALDQGRSVHGYIYRHKIQVNSLLGTALVDMYTKCGCLGEGLSIFRKLPTKDVFAWTAVISGLAMGGNALDALNFFSRMLQSAVLPNEVTFIAVLSACSHGGLVDEGCKLFGSMKEVFHLEPNVDHYGCMVDLLGRAGYLEEARKVIEDMPMVPSAGVWGALLGACMIHKNFELGELVGNHLIKLQSDHSGRYVLLANLYSTWNKWEAASGIRKLMKGKRVEKITGCSWIEVNGAVFEFTAFDESHSESDDIYVMLDNMFFQLKRAGYVPDANLFGFDIDES, encoded by the coding sequence ATGTCGGGAACCAGCATTAGCAGCAAGATCAACCCTTTCCATGGCGACGACGGCATCTTCATCCTCCTCTCTCTGTTTCACAAACACAAGACCCTTCACCATTTGAAGCAAATTCACTCCGTCCTCGTCACCGCTGGCCTCTCACACAACTCTTTCTTCCTCGACCAACTTGTGACTACCATTGCAGCATCTCAGCCTACCCATCTCGCCTACGCTTCGCTACTTGTCGACCGCATCGAAGCACCCGTCACTCACCTATGGAACTCCATCATCAGAGCATTCTCTGCGAGTTCAGAGCCTCAGAGGTCACTCCTTTTTTACGCAAAAATGCGCACGACTGGCGTTGCTCCGGACAAGCACACCTTCCCTTTGCTTCTCAAGTCATTTTCCAAGTTGAAAAACGAAAACCCATTTCAGTTTTACGCTCAAATAGTTAAGTTTGGATTGAGTTCTGACCAATTTGTGAAGAATTCGTTGATATCTGTGTTTTCTGGTTGTGGGTGCTTAGAGTCTGCCTGCCAGGTGTTTGATGAAAGTACCCAGAAGGATGTGATTTCTTGGACTGCATTGATTGACGGGTATGTCAAAAATGATCGGGCTGTGGAAGCAATGAAGTGTTTTATGGAGATGAGATTGATGGGAATTAGAGTCGATGAGGTGACGATTGTTAGTGTTCTTTGTGCTGCCGGAATGGCTGGCGATCTTTGGTTCGGACGCTGGCTTCATGGGTTCTATGTGGAAACAGGTAGAGTACAATGGGACGTCTACGTTGGTAGCGCTCTACTGGATATGTACATGAAGTGCGGCTACCATGACGATGCTCGTAAAGTTTTTAAAGAATTGCCGAGTAAAAATGTAGTTTCTTGGAGTGCTTTGATAGCAGGTTATGTGCAGTGTAAGAGATACAAAGATGCATTGCTAGTTTTGAAATACATGCATTCAGAACATGTTAAACCTAACCAATTTACATTGACGAGTGTGCTTACCTCTTGTGCTGACTTAGGGGCACTGGATCAAGGTAGGTCGGTTCATGGCTATATATATAGGCATAAGATACAAGTGAACTCATTACTTGGAACGGCATTAGTAGATATGTACACGAAATGTGGGTGCCTTGGTGAAGGTCTATCCATTTTCCGAAAGTTGCCAACCaaggacgtctttgcttggaccgcCGTAATTAGTGGTTTGGCAATGGGTGGTAATGCTTTAGATGCTTTGAACTTCTTCTCGCGTATGTTACAGAGTGCGGTTCTGCCTAATGAAGTTACATTCATTGCTGTTCTTAGTGCTTGTTCTCATGGAGGTCTTGTAGACGAGGGATGTAAGCTTTTTGGATCGATGAAGGAGGTTTTTCATTTGGAGCCTAATGTAGATCACTATGGTTGCATGGTTGATTTACTCGGAAGGGCTGGGTACTTGGAGGAAGCACGAAAAGTTATCGAGGACATGCCAATGGTGCCTTCAGCTGGTGTATGGGGAGCTCTGCTCGGTGCCTGTATGATTCATAAGAATTTCGAGCTAGGAGAACTCGTTGGAAATCATCTGATCAAGCTACAGTCCGATCATAGCGGAAGATATGTACTTCTGGCAAACTTGTATTCGACATGGAATAAATGGGAAGCAGCTTCTGGCATAAGGAAGCTCATGAAAGGGAAACGCGTCGAGAAGATAACGGGGTGTAGCTGGATCGAAGTGAATGGTGCAGTTTTCGAGTTTACTGCATTCGACGAATCGCATTCTGAATCGGATGATATATATGTGATGTTGGACAACATGTTCTTCCAACTGAAACGGGCTGGTTATGTTCCAGATGCTAACCTATTTGGGTTTGACATTGATGAAAGTTGA
- the LOC103443439 gene encoding uncharacterized protein has product MSTQGSSAYRQWNLRDAQRGGMRDLDLNYPPPRENMAPTGPLRIQAQGSGHSQGQATTVADLVDDDDVVVISPRKFEEARNNARRNHSRRNGRVIEGFSEELTNWCQLGDLGAFNWELSFNFDFINKAEDTIHSVSVTPVAPQTQSVPPPEAPTFTCAICMGQLIEETSTKCGHIFCKECIDTAIATQHKCPTCRHKLRKRDTIRVYLPSSS; this is encoded by the exons ATGAGTACACAAGGATCTAGTGCATATCGACAATGGAATCTAAGAGATGCTCAAAGGGGAGGCATGAGAGATTTGGACCTCAATTATCCGCCTCCTCGCGAGAACATGGCTCCGACTGGTCCATTGCGAATACAAGCTCAAGGAAGTGGACATTCTCAAGGACAAGCAACAACCGTTGCGGATcttgttgatgatgatgatgttgttGTAATATCACCAAGGAAGTTtgaagaa GCGAGGAATAATGCTCGAAGAAATCATTCTCGAAGAAACGGTAGAGTCATAGAAGGTTTTTCTGAAG AATTGACAAATTGGTGCCAACTTGGAGATCTTGGAGCTTTCAACTGGgagctttccttcaatttcgattTCATCAACAAAGCAGAGGATACT ATACATAGCGTTTCAGTGACTCCAGTAGCGCCCCAGACCCAGAGTGTGCCCCCGCCAGAGGCACCTACTTTCACTTGTGCAATATGCATGGGCCAGTTGATTGAAGAAACGTCAACAAAGTGTGGTCACATCTTCTGCAAGGAGTGCATTGACACAGCCATAGCTACTCAACACAAATGCCCTACCTGCAGGCATAAACTTAGAAAGCGAGACACCATCAGGGTCTACCTTCCAAGCAGCAGTTAA
- the LOC103443438 gene encoding uncharacterized protein isoform X2, translating to MEDPISSSEPLDLITIQRQVRELEEVLDQDDASELTPSESQDLLRDCGLLLQSRLEQIVSECSDVGLLEDQDYEAYLGRFEQELNSVQAESTKVSNEIEGLVRTHEEDFHRLDIDLAQLKCSLDFVAKKDLEKEKQDADVNYIKNGKDQLDQMKVLELENQIEKTSKILKSLQDLECEFKWLDDTEKIEDEFTGLKVISFGENCIRLSLRTYIPKLEELVPQQKIADATEPSHVNHELLIELLEGTLDLGNVEIFPNDVYINDILDAAKSLSKSSLQWFVTKVQDRIVLCTMRQLVVKNANKSRHSLQYLDKDETIVAHVVGEVDAFIKVPQGWPLLSSPLKLIYLKSSDQHSKGISLSFLCKVEELANSLGVQIRQSLSSFLDAIAKVLVEQMRIQLHAETSHK from the exons atggaAGATCCAATTTCTTCTTCAGAACCCCTCGACCTTATCACCATTcagag ACAAGTGAGAGAGCTGGAAGAGGTTCTCGACCAAGATGATGCCTCAGAATTAACCCCTTCAGAGTCTCAAGATTTACTCAGAGACTGCGGCCTCCTCCTCCAG AGCAGACTTGAACAGATAGTGTCGGAATGTTCAGATGTCGGTCTCTTGGAGGATCAAGATTATG AAGCGTACTTGGGACGTTTCGAGCAGGAGCTCAACTCTGTGCAGGCTGAGAGCACCAAGGTCTCCAATGAAATCGAGGGTCTTGTTCGAACGCACGAGGAAG ATTTTCATCGACTTGATATTGATCTTGCGCAGTTGAAGTGTTCATTGGATTTTGTTGCAAAAAAG GATCTGGAGAAAGAAAAGCAGGATGCAGATGTAAATTACATTAAAAACGGGAAGGATCAGTTGGATCAAATGAAG GTACTTGAACTTGAAAACCAGATTGAGAAGACCAGTAAAATTTTGAAGTCTTTACAGGATTTGGAATGTGAATTTAAATG GCTTGATGACACAGAAAAGATTGAGGATGAATTTACAGGTCTTAAGGTCATTTCTTTTGGGGAAAACTGTATTCGATTGTCACTTAGGACGTACATTCCAAAGCTAGAAGAACTTGTGCCCCAACAAAAAATTGCTGATGCCACTGAGCCTTCTCATGTGAATCATGAGCTACTTATTGAACTTCTGGAGGGGACTCTGGATTTAGGGAACGTTGAG ATTTTTCCAAATGACGTATACATAAATGATATTCTTGATGCTGCAAAGTCTTTGAG TAAATCTTCATTGCAGTGGTTTGTAACAAAAGTGCAAGATAGAATTGTTCTATGCACCATGAGGCAACTAGTGGtaaaaaatgcaaataaatcAAG ACACTCGTTGCAGTACTTGGATAAAGATGAGACAATAGTAGCTCATGTGGTTGGAGAAGTTGATGCATTCATTAAGGTTCCACAAGGTTGGCCATTGCTAAGTTCTCCACTGAAACTGATATATCTGAAGAGCTCTGATCAACATTCAAAGGGAATTTCTTTAAGTTTTCTGTGCAAAGTTGAG GAACTGGCGAATTCCTTGGGTGTGCAAATTCGGCAGAGCCTATCAAGTTTTCTGGACGCAATTGCAAAAGTACTTGTCGAGCAGATGCGCATACAACTCcatgctgagacttctcataaATGA
- the LOC103443438 gene encoding uncharacterized protein isoform X1 translates to MEDPISSSEPLDLITIQRQVRELEEVLDQDDASELTPSESQDLLRDCGLLLQSRLEQIVSECSDVGLLEDQDYEAYLGRFEQELNSVQAESTKVSNEIEGLVRTHEEDFHRLDIDLAQLKCSLDFVAKKDLEKEKQDADVNYIKNGKDQLDQMKVNPDKFEVLELENQIEKTSKILKSLQDLECEFKWLDDTEKIEDEFTGLKVISFGENCIRLSLRTYIPKLEELVPQQKIADATEPSHVNHELLIELLEGTLDLGNVEIFPNDVYINDILDAAKSLSKSSLQWFVTKVQDRIVLCTMRQLVVKNANKSRHSLQYLDKDETIVAHVVGEVDAFIKVPQGWPLLSSPLKLIYLKSSDQHSKGISLSFLCKVEELANSLGVQIRQSLSSFLDAIAKVLVEQMRIQLHAETSHK, encoded by the exons atggaAGATCCAATTTCTTCTTCAGAACCCCTCGACCTTATCACCATTcagag ACAAGTGAGAGAGCTGGAAGAGGTTCTCGACCAAGATGATGCCTCAGAATTAACCCCTTCAGAGTCTCAAGATTTACTCAGAGACTGCGGCCTCCTCCTCCAG AGCAGACTTGAACAGATAGTGTCGGAATGTTCAGATGTCGGTCTCTTGGAGGATCAAGATTATG AAGCGTACTTGGGACGTTTCGAGCAGGAGCTCAACTCTGTGCAGGCTGAGAGCACCAAGGTCTCCAATGAAATCGAGGGTCTTGTTCGAACGCACGAGGAAG ATTTTCATCGACTTGATATTGATCTTGCGCAGTTGAAGTGTTCATTGGATTTTGTTGCAAAAAAG GATCTGGAGAAAGAAAAGCAGGATGCAGATGTAAATTACATTAAAAACGGGAAGGATCAGTTGGATCAAATGAAGGTGAATCCAGATAAATTCGAG GTACTTGAACTTGAAAACCAGATTGAGAAGACCAGTAAAATTTTGAAGTCTTTACAGGATTTGGAATGTGAATTTAAATG GCTTGATGACACAGAAAAGATTGAGGATGAATTTACAGGTCTTAAGGTCATTTCTTTTGGGGAAAACTGTATTCGATTGTCACTTAGGACGTACATTCCAAAGCTAGAAGAACTTGTGCCCCAACAAAAAATTGCTGATGCCACTGAGCCTTCTCATGTGAATCATGAGCTACTTATTGAACTTCTGGAGGGGACTCTGGATTTAGGGAACGTTGAG ATTTTTCCAAATGACGTATACATAAATGATATTCTTGATGCTGCAAAGTCTTTGAG TAAATCTTCATTGCAGTGGTTTGTAACAAAAGTGCAAGATAGAATTGTTCTATGCACCATGAGGCAACTAGTGGtaaaaaatgcaaataaatcAAG ACACTCGTTGCAGTACTTGGATAAAGATGAGACAATAGTAGCTCATGTGGTTGGAGAAGTTGATGCATTCATTAAGGTTCCACAAGGTTGGCCATTGCTAAGTTCTCCACTGAAACTGATATATCTGAAGAGCTCTGATCAACATTCAAAGGGAATTTCTTTAAGTTTTCTGTGCAAAGTTGAG GAACTGGCGAATTCCTTGGGTGTGCAAATTCGGCAGAGCCTATCAAGTTTTCTGGACGCAATTGCAAAAGTACTTGTCGAGCAGATGCGCATACAACTCcatgctgagacttctcataaATGA